In Calypte anna isolate BGI_N300 unplaced genomic scaffold, bCalAnn1_v1.p scaffold_147_arrow_ctg1, whole genome shotgun sequence, a single window of DNA contains:
- the LOC115600208 gene encoding zinc finger protein 239-like: MSYTCPDCGKGFSRRSGFTLHQRIHTGEKPFKCSECGKRFTHSSSLSQHRRIHTGERPYKCLECGKGFTQSSHLSRHHRMHTGERPYKCLECGKEFTHSSALSHHHRIHTGEKLYPCTHCGKAFNNSTSWINHQHVHTEEKPYTCPQCGKGFTTRPNLTRHLRIHTGERPFTCPQCGKGFTSSSNLTQHLRIHTGERPYKCPDCGKSFCDRSNLKTHQRVHIKGRELKH, from the coding sequence atgtcctacacctgccctgactgcgggaaaggttttagcaggagatcAGGTTTTACCTTGCATCAacggatccatacgggtgagaaaccctttaaatgttctgagtgtGGGAAGCGGTTTACCCATAGTTCCAGTTTATCACAGCATCGCCGCATCCACacgggagagagaccctataagtgtctggagtgtgggaaggggtTTACCCAGAGTTCCCATTTATCACGGCATCACCGCATGCACacgggagagagaccctataagtgtctggagtgtgggaaggagtttacccatAGCTCTGCATTATCACACCATCACCGCATCCATActggagagaagttgtatccctgcactcactgtgggaaagccttcaacaatagcacctcttggattaatcaccaacatgtccacactgaggaaaaaccctacacgtgtccccagtgtggaAAGGGCTTTACAACGAGGCCAAATCTCACCCGacacctacggatccatacgggtgaaCGTCCTTTCACCTGTCctcagtgtgggaagggcttcacatCAAGCTCAAatctcacccaacacctacggatccatacgggtgaacgtccctacaagtgtcccgactgtgggaagagcttctgTGATCGCTCCAATTTGAAAACTCATCAACGCGTCCACATTAAAGGACGCgaattaaaacattaa